The following are encoded together in the Salvia hispanica cultivar TCC Black 2014 chromosome 6, UniMelb_Shisp_WGS_1.0, whole genome shotgun sequence genome:
- the LOC125192834 gene encoding polygalacturonase At1g48100, which yields MKPLHILFLLIIAIQNVANFTNGKMHHHSPKKHKHSRKLSPAPAPAPAPALAPTPAYPPSIPSDPSYGPTQPNTDTNTTCIFDVTEFGACGDGSTDDTAAFRAAWKAACQVENAVVLAPSSLEFMITSTIFSGPCQPGLVFQIDGVVMPPDGPECWPEKDSHQQWLVFYRLDDMTLTGTGTIEGNGQKWWDLPCKPHKGPNGSTLPGPCDSPALIRFFMSSNLVVTGLRIRNSPKFHMKFDGCEGVLIDKLSISSPKLSPNTDGIHIENTKAVGIYNSVIANGDDCISIGPGCSDVDIEAVTCGPSHGISIGSLGVHNSRACVSNITVRNAFIRDSDNGLRIKTWQGGTGSVSNIFFENIQMENVRNCVLIDQYYCLTKECRNETSAVYLTDVTYRNIKGTYDVRSPPIHFACSDSIACTNITMSEVELLPHEGVLVDDPFCWNAYGVQETLTIPPIDCLLDGMPQTLAENSLYGC from the exons ATGAAGCCTCTGCATATATTGTTTCTATTGATCATTGCAATTCAAAATGTAGCTAATTTCACAAATGGTAAAATGCATCACCACTCACCCAAAAAGCATAAGCATTCAAGAAAACTCTCCCCTGCCCCTGCCCCTGCCCCTGCCCCTGCCCTTGCCCCCACCCCTGCCTACCCGCCCTCCATCCCGTCCGACCCGAGCTACGGCCCGACCCAACCCAACacagacacgaacacgacctgCATTTTCGACGTGACCGAGTTTGGGGCCTGCGGGGATGGCTCCACGGATGACACGGCCGCCTTCAGGGCCGCCTGGAAGGCGGCCTGCCAGGTGGAGAACGCTGTCGTTCTCGCACCCTCGAGCCTCGAGTTCATGATCACTTCCACTATCTTTTCCGGGCCTTGCCAGCCCGGACTTGTTTTCCAA atTGATGGGGTGGTGATGCCGCCGGATGGGCCGGAGTGCTGGCCAGAAAAAGACAGCCACCAGCAGTGGTTGGTGTTCTATCGTCTCGACGATATGACACTGACCGGAACTGGAACCATAGAAGGCAATGGCCAGAAATGGTGGGATCTTCCCTGTAAGCCTCATAAG GGCCCTAATGGATCGACATTGCCTGGACCATGTGACAGCCCTGCG CTAATTCGTTTCTTCATGAGCTCCAACTTGGTAGTGACCGGTTTGCGCATCCGAAATAGTCCTAAATTCCACATGAAGTTCGACGGGTGCGAGGGCGTGTTGATCGATAAATTGTCGATATCTTCGCCCAAGTTGAGCCCCAACACCGATGGAATTCATATCGAGAACACGAAAGCCGTAGGCATATACAACTCCGTGATCGCTAACG GGGATGATTGCATCTCAATCGGGCCGGGTTGTTCGGACGTTGATATCGAAGCCGTCACATGTGGGCCCAGTCACGGAATCAG CATAGGGAGCTTGGGTGTGCACAATTCTCGCGCATGCGTATCGAACATAACAGTTCGAAACGCATTCATAAGGGACTCCGACAATGGGTTGAGGATCAAGACATGGCAGGGCGGGACGGGGTCCGTCTCCAACATTTTCTTTGAGAACATCCAAATGGAGAACGTGAGAAACTGCGTGCTCATCGATCAGTACTATTGTCTAACCAAGGAGTGCAGGAACGAGACATCGGCCGTATACTTGACAGACGTGACATACAGGAACATAAAGGGAACCTACGACGTTAGGAGCCCGCCGATACACTTTGCATGCAGCGACAGCATTGCGTGCACGAACATCACGATGTCCGAGGTCGAGCTCCTTCCCCACGAGGGCGTTTTGGTGGACGATCCCTTTTGTTGGAATGCGTATGGTGTACAAGAAACACTAACCATACCTCCAATCGATTGTTTGCTCGATGGGATGCCTCAAACACTAGCTGAAAATTCTTTGTATGGTTGCTAA
- the LOC125193278 gene encoding DEAD-box ATP-dependent RNA helicase 40-like has product MATAEASPSTLGPRYAPDDPTLPEPWKGLIDGSTGLLYYWNPETNVTQYEKPTALPPPLPLGPPPKMNPIPGARALQPVNVQTPQSQQSIQAQPSHGQISSSSLQPQVASQTPPGQLQGSHLGPGMQHGQLAPEQVRPQMPQQSGHQLPSQMGQMPMQSGQHGHPQSMHPMSMQQGHQAPYPYMQPMTHAQQGQMYPGAQMGPPHGFQFTNQHPQYTMHQQKMPSQGPPSSSEHSQHLIQGQQLPQRQDQKIEPGQRDDTDSQQGRQPGFSPAHQQFMQGQQFPHLREQKAGIPPRDDVENPQVNQAGFSPAQNLPQKMSMQANQNTQYGGSLVNVQPNNPSVHLQQTGTELAHPQHVSGFQNHIGSGPMHGQQQNQLPVGSNIPYEENQFGRPKNPYLYNTPKDLNVLPNQPPLPLSRNQQDPRIGDFPSPNVAPNLPGRLNVRGPPLPGGFGHSPGGHQFPNTAIVRPPVAMMGPSDSIHLSAADIYRQKHEVTASGENVPPPFMTFEAAGLPPELLQEMHAAGFAAPTPIQAQSWPIAEQSRDIVAIAKTGSGKTLGYLIPAFFHLRKLRNNPQNGPTVLVLAPTRELATQIQDEAIKFGRSSRVSCTCLYGGASKGAQLKELDRGADIVVATPGRLNDILEMKRIDFRQVSLLVLDEADRMLDMGFEPQIRKIVNEIPPRRQTLMYTATWPKEVRKIASDLLVNPVQVNIGSVDELAANKSITQHVELVPDMDKQRRLEQILRSQEPGSKIIIFCSTKKLCDHLARSLGRNFGAAAIHGDKSQGERDWVLNQFRNGRSPILVATDVAARGLDIRDIRVVINYDFPTGVEDYVHRIGRTGRAGATGISFTFFSEQDWKHAPDLVKVLEGANQAVPPEIRDIALRGGPGFGKDRGMMNRFEPSDGGGGRWDSGGRGGRGGMRDGGFGGRGGMRDGGFGGWGGMRDGGFGGRGGMRESGLGGRGGIGMRDGNFGGRGGGRDDSFGGASGPRGGWDRGGRGGHDRLNNFDGRGRGARGRGRGRFDSNRRDGNSDRSKGRSFSRSPDRVRTWDVSRSSSRSRSRSRSRSRSRSRGRSRSYSRSRSRSRSWSRSRSPRSSRSRSRSPRYNRSRSRSYERYERKPRKSKFDQMEPDAGIGTLPIAPVASQQVPAVAAGDLSLPAGATVPSNPHSEL; this is encoded by the exons ATGGCCACTGCCGAGGCATCGCCTAGTACACTTGGGCCCAGATATGCTCCGGATGATCCAACTTTACCTGAACCTTGGAAAGGGTTGATTGATGGAAGTACGGGTCTTTTATATTACTGGAATCCTGAGACAAATGTTACTCAGTACGAAAAACCCACGGCTCTGCCACCTCCTTTACCACTTGGGCCACCTCCTAAGATGAATCCTATCCCAGGTGCTAGAGCGTTGCAGCCGGTGAATGTTCAAACCCCTCAAAGTCAGCAGAGTATACAGGCACAACCTTCACATGGGCAGATCTCGAGCTCGTCTTTGCAGCCACAGGTGGCATCACAGACACCCCCTGGGCAGCTGCAGGGGTCTCATTTGGGGCCTGGAATGCAACATGGCCAATTAGCTCCAGAACAAGTCAGACCTCAAATGCCGCAACAATCTGGTCACCAACTGCCATCTCAGATGGGGCAAATGCCTATGCAGTCAGGGCAACATGGGCATCCGCAGTCAATGCACCCAATGTCAATGCAACAGGGGCATCAAGCTCCTTATCCTTATATGCAGCCAATGACGCATGCTCAGCAGGGACAAATGTACCCTGGTGCACAGATGGGACCTCCACATGGTTTCCAGTTCACAAATCAGCATCCACAATATACAATGCATCAACAGAAGATGCCCTCACAAGGGCCACCAAGTTCCTCGGAACATTCTCAGCATCTAATTCAGGGGCAACAGTTGCCACAGAGACAAGACCAAAAGATTGAACCTGGCCAGAGAGATGATACTGATTCTCAGCAGGGAAGACAGCCTGGGTTTTCTCCAGCACACCAGCAATTTATGCAGGGGCAACAATTTCCTCATCTCCGAGAGCAGAAAGCTGGAATTCCTCCTAGAGATGATGTTGAGAATCCGCAAGTAAACCAGGCTGGGTTTTCACCAGCTCAGAACTTGCCTCAGAAGATGAGCATGCAAGCAAACCAAAATACACAGTATGGTGGATCACTTGTTAACGTGCAACCAAACAACCCATCAGTGCATTTGCAGCAGACAGGGACAGAGTTGGCACACCCACAACATGTTTCTGGGTTTCAAAATCATATTGGCTCAGGTCCAATGCATGGCCAGCAGCAGAACCAGCTGCCTGTTGGGTCTAATATACCTTATGAAGAAAACCAATTCGGAAGGCCTAAGAATCCGTATCTTTACAACACCCCCAAAGATCTCAATGTTCTACCTAATCAACCGCCATTACCCCTGTCAAGAAACCAGCAG GACCCTAGAATTGGAGATTTCCCTTCTCCAAATGTTGCACCAAATCTTCCAGGGAGATTGAATGTCCGGGGCCCACCTTTGCCTGGTGGCTTTGGTCATTCCCCAGGTGGCCATCAATTTCCAAACACTGCTATTGTGAGGCCTCCTGTAGCTATGATGGGACCTTCAGATTCTATTCATTTATCAGCTGCAGATATTTACCGACAAAAGCATGAAGTGACAGCCTCG gGCGAAAATGTTCCTCCTCCATTTATGACATTTGAGGCTGCTGGTTTGCCACCGGAGCTACTGCAGGAA ATGCATGCTGCTGGTTTTGCTGCTCCTACACCGATTCAGGCACAATCATGGCCTATTGCTGAACAGAGCAGAGACATAGTTGCTATTGCAAAGACAGGTTCTGGGAAAACACTGGGATATTTGATCCCTGCATTCTTTCACCTTAGGAAACTACGTAACAACCCTCAGAATGGCCCAACTGTGTTGGTCTTGGCTCCAACACGGGAGCTTGCCACTCAAATCCAGGATGAAGCAATTAAATTTGGCCGATCATCTAGAGTATCTTGCACG TGTTTGTATGGTGGTGCTTCAAAAGGCGCACAATTGAAAGAGCTAGACCGGGGAGCAGATATTGTTGTGGCAACTCCTGGCCGACTCAATGATATCCTTGAAATGAAGAGGATTGACTTTAGGCAGGTCTCCCTCCTTGTTCTGGATGAGGCTGATAGAATGTTGGACATGGGATTTGAGCCGCAAATTCGCAAGATTGTCAATGAGATTCCACCTAGGAGGCAAACTCTCATGTACACTGCAACATGGCCAAAAGAAGTTCGAAAAATAGCAAGTGACCTTCTTGTGAATCCTGTTCAGGTTAATATTGGCAGTGTTGACGAACTTGCTGCAAATAAGTCCATTACACAG CATGTTGAACTAGTTCCTGATATGGACAAACAGAGACGCTTGGAGCAAATTCTTAGATCCCAAGAACCTGGCTCCAAAATCATTATATTCTGTTCCACTAAAAAGTTGTGTGACCATCTTGCACGTAGTCTTGGGCGTAATTTTGGTGCTGCTGCAATTCATGGAGACAAATCTcaaggagagagagattggGTTTTGAATCAGTTCCGGAATGGGCGGTCTCCAATTCTTGTTGCTACTGATGTTGCAGCGCGAGGGCTTGATATAAGAGATATAAG GGTTGTGATCAATTATGACTTCCCTACTGGTGTTGAAGACTATGTTCATCGCATTGGACGAACGGGGAGAGCTGGTGCTACAGGAATCTCCTTTACATTCTTCTCAGAGCAGGACTGGAAACATGCTCCTGATCTTGTCAAAGTTTTGGAGGGGGCCAACCAAGCGGTGCCTCCTGAAATAAGGGACATAGCATTACGAGGTGGGCCTGGTTTTGGCAAGGATCGTGGCATGATGAATCGTTTTGAGCCTTctgatggtggtggtgggcgTTGGGATTCTGGTGGTCGTGGTGGTCGTGGCGGGATGAGAGATGGTGGATTTGGTGGACGCGGAGGGATGAGGGATGGTGGTTTTGGTGGATGGGGTGGAATGAGAGATGGTGGGTTTGGAGGACGTGGAGGGATGAGAGAGAGTGGCCTTGGAGGGCGTGGAGGGATAGGTATGAGGGATGGAAATTTTGGTGGTCGTGGTGGTGGGAGGGATGACAGCTTTGGCGGTGCTTCAGGTCCTCGGGGTGGTTGGGACAGAGGTGGCCGTGGTGGACATGATCGTCTCAATAACTTTGATGGACGAGGACGTGGTGCTAGAGGGCGGGGGCGAGGAAGATTTGATAGCAACAGAAGAGATGGCAACTCAGACAGAAGTAAAGGTAGGAGTTTTAGCCGCAGTCCTGATAGAGTTCGAACATGGGATGTTAGTCGGAGCTCAAGTAGAAGTAGAAGTAGAAGCAGAAGCAGAAGCAGAAGCAGAAGCCGGGGCAGGAGCCGGAGTTATAGCAGAAGTCGTAGCCGGAGCAGAAGCTGGTCACGTAGCCGTAGTCCTAGGAGCAGCCGCAGCCGCAGTCGCAGCCCAAGATACAACCGAAGCCGGAGTCGAAGCTATGAGAGATACGAGAGAAAGCCAAGGAAATCCAAGTTTGATCAGATGGAACCAGATGCTGGAATTGGAACGCTGCCAATTGCTCCTGTTGCATCGCAGCAAGTTCCAGCCGTTGCAGCTGGTGATCTCAGCCTCCCCGCTGGGGCAACCGTGCCGAGCAACCCGCATTCGGAGCTGTAG
- the LOC125194538 gene encoding uncharacterized protein LOC125194538 — MYNEGAPDYIIDQGLYYPTGTSYGYICTGYEPTMDWEDQHRFSGVDSQDIHYTVATNENTPYVYYSPNYGYGQSPFNPYNPYIPGAVVGADGSIIPAQQFYALPSYEDPATSASYLPVVFQPRPDAVANGIVDSFIDTSGSFNKADGLGSKHNLALNTPNSSLTAMGDASCQRNSFVKMSQGRVNMGTGKQHSSSITSGSINSQAAPLISQIRGPQGMESSLRGKASAVGIQLKTAFTSGNGASTFKSINYSHASVKKVKPNMLSGRAPDDERAGSDISSDQDRGSRMSKSKNQLIVKAYTLRAGNPDAQGNIIISRDQYNRVDFPVEYSNAKFFVIKSYSEDDVHKSIKYNVWSSTPNGNKKLSAVYEDAKRISAGDPRGCPIFLFFSVNASGQFCGIAEMTGPVDFNRDMDFWQQDKWSGSFPVKWHIIKDLPNPNFRHIILENNENKSVTNSRDTQEVFIAVSC; from the exons ATGTACAACGAGGGAGCACCTGACTATATAATTGACCAGGGCTTGTATTATCCTACTGGCACCAGCTATGGATACATCTGTACAG GATATGAACCAACCATGGATTGGGAAGACCAGCATAGGTTTTCCGGTGTAGACAGTCAAGATATTCATTACACA GTTGCGACAAATGAGAACACACCCTATGTATATTATTCTCCCAATTATGGGTATGGGCAGTCACCTTTTAATCCATACAATCCTTATATTCCTGGTGCTGTGGTAGGAGCTGATGGATCAATTATACCAGCTCAACAGTTCTATGCCCTTCCCTCGTATGAGGATCCTGCTACATCGGCGTCATACCTGCCTGTAGTTTTCCAGCCAAGGCCTGATGCTGTTGCTAATGGGATTGTAGATTCATTTATTGATACTAGTGGATCTTTTAACAAGGCTGATGGCCTTGGTTCTAAACACAATTTGGCTCTGAATACTCCTAATTCCTCATTGACTGCAATGGGTGATGCCTCTTGTCAAAGAAACTCTTTTGTAAAGATGTCTCAAGGTAGGGTTAATATGGGGACTGGCAAGCAGCATTCATCAAGTATTACTTCTGGTAGTATTAATAGTCAAGCTGCACCGCTGATTTCCCAG attaGAGGCCCTCAAGGCATGGAGAGCTCTTTACGTGGGAAAGCATCAGCTGTCGGTATCCAGTTAAAGACTGCTTTTACTTCTGGAAACGGAGCATCTACTTTCAAATCGATCAATTATTCCCATGCATCTGTAAAGAAAGTTAAGCCCAACATGCTTAGTGGGAGGGCTCCTGATGATGAAAGAGCTGGTTCTGATATATCTAGCGACCAGGATAGAGGGTCTAGGATGAGCAAATCAAAGAACCAATTGATTGTTAAAGCCTATACATTAAGGGCTGGAAATCCTGATGCACAAGGAAACATCATTATCTCTAGAGATCAGTATAACAGAGTTGATTTTCCAGTGGAATATTCAAATGCAAAGTTTTTCGTGATTAAGTCATATAGTGAGGATGATGTGCATAAGAGTATCAAGTATAATGTGTGGTCATCCACTCCCAATGGAAACAAGAAGCTTAGTGCTGTATATGAAGATGCCAAGAGAATATCTGCTGGAGACCCAAGAGGCTGCCccatcttcctcttcttttct GTTAATGCGAGTGGCCAGTTCTGTGGTATTGCAGAAATGACCGGCCCAGTGGATTTCAACAGAGATATGGATTTCTGGCAGCAAGACAAATGGAGTGGAAGCTTTCCTGTAAAATGGCACATCATAAAAGATTTGCCAAACCCAAATTTTAGGCACATCATATTGGAGAACAATGAGAACAAGTCAGTGACTAACAGCAGAGACACacaagaggtatttatagcTGTCAGTTGTTGA